TGCCAGTAGTTTTTCTATAGAAATGCCCTCTTCAGTTAGCACTCTCTCCTTTCCTTCCTCAATTACTTTATTGTAAATAACAGAAGCATCCAGAAGATGGGAAGCGGTTGAAAAGAGGCTCGACTTGATTGACGGGTTTATAGTTTCCATCATTGGAAGAAGGTTCAGGCGAATCTTGTTACGCGTATATTCATCCTGCAGATTGGTGCTGTCGGTTACATAGTCTTGCTCCATCCCTTTCAGATACGCAAGAATATCTTCCCGGCTCACAGTCAGCAACGGACGAACAACATGATTGTTCTTCGGATGAATCCCCGTCAGTCCGTTTATTCCTGTTCCACGAATCAGGTTTAGCAAAAGAGTTTCCACGCTATCATCCCTATGATGAGCCACGGCTATCACATCGGCATTCTGCTCTTTCCGCAATTTCTCAAACCAATCATACCTAAGCTCCCGGGCTGCCATTTCAATGGAAACCTGATGCTGGGCTGCATAACCGCTGGTATCAAAATGAATTACATGAAGAGGAACATTCATTTTCTTGCAAAGCCGGCGGACAAAAGATTCATCCCTTTCCGACTCCTCGCCTCGTAAATGAAAGTTACAATGAGCAGCTTCGCAGGTATAGCCCAGATATACCATCACACGGAGCAAAGCAACCGAATCGGCGCCTCCACTTAATGCAATCAGGACCTTATCTTTCAGTCCGAAAAGCTTTTCTTTTTCAATATATTGGGCAATCTGAAGATGAAACATATTACAAAGGTAAGAGTTTTCAGGAAGAATGTGCTCTGCTTTCATTATTTAAAAACATTCTAAATAATTTGTCCACTTGGGGATTATACTTTATCTTTGCATAAAATAATGTGAAGTATGCGTTTATCCGAACTAAAAACAGGCGAAAGAGGCGTAATAGTAAAGGTTTTAGGCCACGGTGGATTCCGCAAAAGAATTGTGGAAATGGGATTCATCAAAGGTAAAGTGGTCGAAGTTCTCCTTAATGCTCCTCTTAAAGATCCTATCAAATATAAAATTCTTGGATATGAGATCTCTCTCCGCAGAAAAGAAGCGGAGATGATTGAGATTATCAGCGAACTAGAAGTTGCTGAACAAAAGAATTCGTCACCCGATTATCATGGTTCCATCAACGTAGAAAGTCCTCTGAAAGAGGAAGAACTTAAAGCAATTGCTTTAGGAAAGCGCAGAACTATCAATGTTGCACTGGTGGGAAATCCCAATTGCGGAAAGACTTCTTTGTTCAATCTGGCATCGGGTGCCCACGAACATGTGGGAAACTACAGTGGCGTAACGGTGGATGCAAAGGAAGGATTCTTTGATTTCCAGGGTTACCGGTTCAAGATTGTGGATCTTCCGGGAACTTATTCCCTTTCAGCATATACTCCCGAGGAGATCTATGTGCGCAGACACATCATTGATGAAACTCCCGATGTAATAATAAACGTGGTAGATGCTTCAAACCTGGAGCGCAATCTTTATCTCACCACCCAGCTAATTGATATGAACGTGCGGATGGTCATTGCGCTAAACATGTACGACGCCCTGGAAGCCAGCGGAAACAAGTTGGATTACAGATTATTAAGCAAGCTGTTCGGTGTGCCAATGGTTCCCACTGTCTGCAAAAAGAATCTGGGCATTGAGCATCTGTTTCACTTAGTGATTAATCTATACGAAGGAGCGGATTTCTTCGACAAGAATGGTGAGATTAATAAAGAAGTTTTGCAGGAACTGCAGGACTGGCATCGCGCCAATGTAAACGAGGATGAGCACGAAGATCACATGGAAGAATATGTTAAGGCAGACAAGCCCCGACAAAAGACTTATCGTCATATTCACATCAACCACGGACCTGATCTGGAGAAAGCTATAGAGGATGTAAAAACGGAGATTTCTAAGAATGAAGAGATTAGGCACCTTTATTCTACTCGTTATCTTTCCATAAAACTGTTGGAAAACGATAAAGACGCAGAGAACATTATCCGCTCTCTTCCTAACAGTGCTGGCATCTTTGCCGTGAGGGAGAAAGCAGCCAAGCGGATTCAGGTTTCCATGAATGAGGATAGTGAATCGGCCATTACGGATGCAAAGTATGGTTTCATCTCGGGAGCACTGAAAGAGACATACATAGATTACCATTTGGAACAGCAACAAATGACCAAAGTGCTCGATTCCATTGTTACACATAAAATATGGGGCTATCCAATCTTCATCTTGTTTATGTGGATTATGTTTCAGGGAACATTCTCTCTGGGGCAATATCCAATGGATGCAATAGCCTGGCTGGTGGATATACTGAGGCATTTTGTTGAAAATACAATGACCGCAGGACCATTAAAGGATATGCTTATTGACGGAATTATAGGTGGAGTTGGCGGCGTTATTGTATTCCTGCCCAACATTCTGCTTCTATACTTCTTCATCTCTTTGATGGAAGATTCCGGATACATGGCCCGTGCAGCATTTATCATGGATAAGATTATGCATAAAATGGGACTTCACGGAAAATCCTTCATTCCATTGGTTATGGGATTTGGATGTAACGTACCTGCAATCCTGGCCTCCCGGACAATCGAGAACAGAAAAAGCCGGCTAATCACCATGCTTGTGAATCCATTGATGAGTTGCAGTGCGCGCTTACCTATTTACCTGCTGCTGGTTGGAGCATTCTTCCCCGGTAATGCCAGTTTGATACTATTATCAATTTATGTAATAGGAATACTTTTGGCTGTGATAATGGCAAGATTGTTTAGCAAAGTGCTGATTAAAGGTGAAGATACCCCTTTTGTAATGGAGCTTCCTCCCTACCGTATGCCAACAATGAAAGCCATCACGCGTCATACCTGGGAAAAGGGACAGCAATATATCAGAAAAATGGGAGGAGTGATAATGATCGCTTCAATCATTATCTGGTTCTTAGGATACTATCCAAATCATAATGGTTACAA
This genomic interval from uncultured Bacteroides sp. contains the following:
- the tilS gene encoding tRNA lysidine(34) synthetase TilS, which encodes MFHLQIAQYIEKEKLFGLKDKVLIALSGGADSVALLRVMVYLGYTCEAAHCNFHLRGEESERDESFVRRLCKKMNVPLHVIHFDTSGYAAQHQVSIEMAARELRYDWFEKLRKEQNADVIAVAHHRDDSVETLLLNLIRGTGINGLTGIHPKNNHVVRPLLTVSREDILAYLKGMEQDYVTDSTNLQDEYTRNKIRLNLLPMMETINPSIKSSLFSTASHLLDASVIYNKVIEEGKERVLTEEGISIEKLLAEPSPRALLFEILYPLGFNSAQADDIFLSLDRQSGRRFFSSSWMVVRDRTHLLIKDVSLQAAETEDKPVIKEERFPYTTEFVIPRDKKTACFDADKINNPFTLRKWKAGDKFVPFGMKGKKNVSDYLTDAKFSILEKENMYVLCSGEQIVWLVGERTDNRFRIDKDTKNVLLLRLI
- the feoB gene encoding ferrous iron transport protein B, giving the protein MRLSELKTGERGVIVKVLGHGGFRKRIVEMGFIKGKVVEVLLNAPLKDPIKYKILGYEISLRRKEAEMIEIISELEVAEQKNSSPDYHGSINVESPLKEEELKAIALGKRRTINVALVGNPNCGKTSLFNLASGAHEHVGNYSGVTVDAKEGFFDFQGYRFKIVDLPGTYSLSAYTPEEIYVRRHIIDETPDVIINVVDASNLERNLYLTTQLIDMNVRMVIALNMYDALEASGNKLDYRLLSKLFGVPMVPTVCKKNLGIEHLFHLVINLYEGADFFDKNGEINKEVLQELQDWHRANVNEDEHEDHMEEYVKADKPRQKTYRHIHINHGPDLEKAIEDVKTEISKNEEIRHLYSTRYLSIKLLENDKDAENIIRSLPNSAGIFAVREKAAKRIQVSMNEDSESAITDAKYGFISGALKETYIDYHLEQQQMTKVLDSIVTHKIWGYPIFILFMWIMFQGTFSLGQYPMDAIAWLVDILRHFVENTMTAGPLKDMLIDGIIGGVGGVIVFLPNILLLYFFISLMEDSGYMARAAFIMDKIMHKMGLHGKSFIPLVMGFGCNVPAILASRTIENRKSRLITMLVNPLMSCSARLPIYLLLVGAFFPGNASLILLSIYVIGILLAVIMARLFSKVLIKGEDTPFVMELPPYRMPTMKAITRHTWEKGQQYIRKMGGVIMIASIIIWFLGYYPNHNGYKTVSEQQENSYIGQIGKAIEPALKPMGFDWKLGIGLISGVGAKELVVSTLGVLYTNDAGANKTTLAQRIPITPLAAFSFMLFVLIYFPCIATLAAIKQESGSWKWAAFAALYTTALAWIIAFSFYQIGSLLS